The Deltaproteobacteria bacterium genome segment CCGGCGGAAGTGGCCGGGCAGCGGGTGAACTTCATCCTCGACGAGGAGTGCCTGCTGCACGTCACCATCGAGACCGCCAGCGGCCAGACTCGCGAGCTGACGCTGGCGACGCACGACACGCCCGAGGCGTTGAAGGTCGCATGGCAGGAAGAGGCAGAGAGGCGCAGGGTCGCCGCCGAGCGACAGATGACGCCGGAGGAGCAGTCGCGGGGGATCTTCGCCTCGATCCGCAAAGTCTTCGGCGGTCAGTGAAACATGCCGCTGGTCCAGGGCAAGGCGCACCAGTTCTTCGGCAAGCCGCCGCGCAAGGGCGTCCACCCCGACGAATCGGTGGCGCTGGGCGCCGCGCTGCTGGCCGAATCGATGCAGGAGATCGACTCCGTCACGCTGGTCGACGCGCTCAGTATGCCCATCGGGTTCGCCATGCCCGGCGGCCGTTTTCGAAAGGTGATCGAGAAGAACACGCAGATCCCCTCGAAGAGCAGCTTCCGTCTGCCGCCCGCGCGGGATGGCAAGGGGCTCGAGCTGGACATCTTCCAGGGTGACGGCGACCGGATCATCGACAACGAATACCTCGGCACGCTCAAGTTCCCGGCGGAAGTGGCCGGGCAGCGGGTGAACTTCATCCTCGACGAGGAGTGCCTGCTGCACGTCACCATCGAGACCGCCAGCGGCCAGACTCGCGAGCTGACGCTGGCGACGCACGACACGCCCGAGGCGTTGAAGGTCGCATGGCAGGAAGAGGCAGAGAGGCGCAGGGTCGCCGCCGAGCGACAGATGACGCCGGAGGAGCAGTCGCGGGGGATCTTCGCCTCGATCCGCAAAGTCTTCGGCGGTCAGTGAAATGGCGCCCAAGACGCTGCGCGAACGGGCGGCCGAGCTTGGGATGAAGGCGATGGGCAAGCTCTTCGAGGATCCGAAGCGCGCAGAGGCCATCGCCGCCGCGATCGGCGGGCTGCAGCGCGCCAAGCAGGCCCTGGACGAGGCGCAGGACCGGGCGCTTCGGGCCGCGGGGCTGGTGACGCGCGAGGATTTCAAGGACGCGGGCAAGCGGCTCTCCGCGCTCAAGCGGCGCGTTCGCGACCTCGCGGACGATCTCGATCAGTTGATCGCGCAGCAGCAGAAGAAGTAGTAGGTGGCATGCGCTGGACGGGCTTGCTTCTCGCGGTCGCCTGCAGCCACACCCAACCTCCTCCCGCACCGCTCTCGGTCCCGTCGGAGAACGCCGCGGGGCCGGCGAACCTGCCGGACGGCGGGCCCGCAGATGGGGGGACGTTTTCGTCCGACGCCGGCGTTCCGCGCGCCGACCTGATCAGTCCCATCACGATCCCGGGAAGGGAAACGCCCGTGGGCCTTGATTGGGGAGAGACGGGAAAACGACCCGCGGGGACCATCTTCAAGAACGTGAAGCTGCTCGGAGCGGTGAGCGGCGACCGCTTCATGGCAGCGATGCAGTCGATGCAGGCCAGCCTCGGGCGCAAGTGTGTGCTGTGCCATCTCGTCGAGCAGAAGGATTTCCCGTCCGACGCGAAGAAGGAGAAACAGCGCGCGCGGGACATGATCCTGATGACCGAGGAGATCAACCGGCGAAGCTTCGGCGGCACCATTCGCGTCACCTGCTGGACCTGTCACCGTGGAGACGAGCATCCGGCGGATATGGGATTTTCCCGCGACCTCCCCGAGCCGTTTACGAAGATGCCTCCCGAGCAGCTGGCGCGGAAGGCGGAGGACGTCTTCAAGGACGTGCGAATCCTCCGCGGGATGGACGTCCGCAACTTCGGCTTCATCATGGGATGGTTCGCGCGCGAGATGGGCGCGAAGTGCACGCACTGTCATGAGGAGAAGGACTTCGCGGCGGACACGCCGAAGAAGACGCGCGCGCGAGAGATGCTGGACATGACCAGCTACATCGCGAAGGGATACTACGGAAACGACAGTCCCGTCGGCTGCGGAACCTGCCACCGCGGCAAGCCGATCCCCGCGCGGACGGCGGCAGAGAAGTCTTGACTGGTTTTGCGGAAGGTGCGAATTGGACCGCCCCACAGAGGGGCGCTTAGCTCAGCGGTAGAGCACTGCCTTCACACGGCAGGGGTCGCAGGTTCGAATCCTGCAGCGCCCACCAAGAAATCTCCTCGGAGTTCGCGGGGTTGGCGGGACCATTTTCGGTCTCGGCCTGGGGGGTGGGGTCCATTTGGACCCAATTTTGACCCAGCTCGGGCAGAGTTGCGACTGCGGCGCGCAGATCTTCGACGTCCAGGTGGCCGTAGATCCCAGTCGTCGTGCGCACGTCGCGGTGGCGCAGGAGGCGCTGCACGCGGTGGGCGTCGACGCCGGCGCGGAGGAGCAGCGTCGCGGTCGTGTGGCGCAGATCGTGGAAGCGCATCGGCCGCGGAATCGCCTTCGGCCACAGCGCGCGCCCGCGAGGCTGTGCGAGCGGCTTGCCGGTGCCATTGGTGCGCTTGAGGCAATTCGGGCAGTAGCGCTGCTCGTTATCGGCGTGGCGTTCCTTGTGGCCGCACCAGCGGCACACGTGCTCGTAGCCCTTGACCAGGCCGACGCGCGCGAGCGCGGTGCGCAGGGTCTTCTGCGGATCCGCTTCCGGCGAGCGCTGTGACCCATCCTCAGCAGGGAAGACGAGCGAACCGGGCGCGTGCTCGAGCTGGTACTTCAAGATGGGGAAGAGCGGCGCCGCAATGGGGATGAGGTCGGCATGACCGCCCTTCGTCGTTTGCCGCTCGTTTGAGCGCGCGACCATGATCGTGCCCAGCGACAAGTCGACGTCGCTCTTCCGGAGAGCGAACAGCTCGCCGCGCCGCATGCCGGTCCAGAGTGCTGCAGCGAAGAGCGGCCGCCAGTCGGCCGGAACCTCCGCCAGGAGCAGCGGAACCTCTTCGGCGCGGAGGGTCGCGTAGATGCGGCGCGCGACCTTGCGCCGCTCGGTGGACGCGACGGGATTCTCGCCCACCCACCGGCCGGCCTTTTTCGCCTTCGAGAAGACCGTGTGCAGGACGCTGCGGAGCTTGTTGACGCTTGCAGCCGACGCGCCTGCCGACTCTGCGTTGTGAAGCAGCTCGTCGAGGTGAGGAGAGCCGAGCGCGGCCAGCGGCAGCGCACCCACAGGTTTCGAGACCACATACTTCCCCAGTCGCTGGCGCTCGCCACTCCTGCTCGCCTCCGGGAGCGATGGTCGAGCCACCAGGTGCACAGATCCGCGAACGTTCCGGTCAGATCCTCAGGCCGCGGCGGAAGGCCGTTGCGGACGCGCCGCGCGAGGTTGCGATGACGGCGAGCCTCGACCTCGAGCTCGTCCGCTAGCGCCTTCGCTTGGGCCTTGCTGGAGGCCTCGATGCGCTCGCGGCAGCGCTTTCCCGTCGCGTCGGTCCACTTCGCGTACCAGAAACCGCCCCGCTTGAGCACGCTCGCCATGCGCTACTTGCCTCCCTTCGGCACTGGTGCCACGTGCGCCTGACGCGTCTCGCCGCGCGCGTAGGCGAGCAACTCGGCGGGAACGAACCGGAGGCCCCAACCCATTCCGCGGGCCCGAGGGAGCTCGCCACGCTCGGCGGCCTTGTAGACCCAGGATTCGGACCGTCCCAGAAAGGCCGCGGCTTGATGGACGGTCCAGAGTCGATCCGTGGGGAGCGAGATTGGCTCGCGGCGACGTTCGCGAGGGGGCGGAGATGCGAATTCCAGGGTGTTCATCGTGAGGCTTTCCTGTTCAGGGTGCCTTCTGAAGCGCGACGTACCGCTCCAGAAGGAGGTTGACGAAGTAGTCGCGGACGTCGGGAGACTTGCGCTGCTTGCGGTCGCGGTCGAGAACCTCAACGACGGGCTTCGGAAGGCGGAACCAAGAACGAGCGTCCTCGATGAGGTCGTTCAGAACCTCGTTCAACGACTGCCTGCCCGTTTCTTTCATGCGCTGCTCGAGCCAGCGCCGCGTTTCCAGAGGGAAGCGGGTGCTGATGCTGGTGAGCTCCACCGTTCTTGGCGTCCGTGCCATTCCCTGACGATAGCTTGCTCACAGCACGCATATCAAACATGAGTCATAATCGAATATAGCTGACACGGTCTTGCACGAAACTAAACCTAGGGTGAGTATAGATACGCTTGCACAAAACTAAACCCACGGTTAAGATGACTGCATGGGACGGGTCACACAGACGAAACCTGACTGGGACCGCCTCTACGAGACTGCCCTGGCGCAGGAGGGCCACTTCACGACCCAGCAAGCTCTTGACGCCGGATACTCGTCGCAGCTGCTGGTGAAGTACCTCGACAGCGGCAAGATCACTCGCGTCCGGCGGAGTGTGTACCGGCTCAAGCATTTCCCTCCCGGTCAGCAGGAGGACCTGGTCGCTCTTTGGCTTTGGTCCGATCGGGCAGGGGTGTTCTCTCACGAGACTGCGCTGATGCTCCACGAGCTCTCCGATGTGCTGCCTGCGCGGGCGCACCTGACCCTGCCTGCAAAGTGGCGCAAGCGCCGACTTCGAGTTCCGGAAGGTGTCGTGCTGCACTATGCGGACGTGCCCAAGCGCGACCGAGCGTGGGTGGGCGCCCTGCCGGTCACTTCTCCGGCGAGAACACTCGCCGACTCCGCGGCAGATCATGTCTCGCCTGAATTCCTCTCCTCCGCAGTCCGTCAGGCGCTCGCGCGCGGCATGGTCAGCAGACCGCAGGCCACCGCAGTCGAACGGGCT includes the following:
- a CDS encoding c-type cytochrome gives rise to the protein MRWTGLLLAVACSHTQPPPAPLSVPSENAAGPANLPDGGPADGGTFSSDAGVPRADLISPITIPGRETPVGLDWGETGKRPAGTIFKNVKLLGAVSGDRFMAAMQSMQASLGRKCVLCHLVEQKDFPSDAKKEKQRARDMILMTEEINRRSFGGTIRVTCWTCHRGDEHPADMGFSRDLPEPFTKMPPEQLARKAEDVFKDVRILRGMDVRNFGFIMGWFAREMGAKCTHCHEEKDFAADTPKKTRAREMLDMTSYIAKGYYGNDSPVGCGTCHRGKPIPARTAAEKS
- a CDS encoding helix-turn-helix domain-containing protein is translated as MNTLEFASPPPRERRREPISLPTDRLWTVHQAAAFLGRSESWVYKAAERGELPRARGMGWGLRFVPAELLAYARGETRQAHVAPVPKGGK